The Tissierellales bacterium DNA segment TTAGAAAAGGGTGAAAGTCCTGAGGATTGTGTGAAAAGAGAATTTAAAGAAGAAAGTGGTCTAGATATAATAGCACCTAAAATGAGGGGAGTACTAACATTTCCTGATTTTAGCAAAGGTGAAGACTATTATGTTTTTTTGTACACAGCTGAAGATTATATTGGAGAGCTTATAAAAGATTCTCCAGAGGGATCTCTTAAGTGGGTTGAATATGAAAGTATATTAGATTATCCAACTTGGGAAGGTGATAAAATCTTTTTGAAATGGCTGCAAGAGAAAAAATCATTTTTTTCAGCAACATTTACTTACAAGGATGATAAGTTGGAAAATTACGACGTTGTATTCCATGAATAAATATTAATAAAAATATTTCAAAAAATACTTGAAAAAATAATACATTAGCGTTAATATAAAAGAGTAGTTAATAAAACCTACATTAAAAGGAGGTGTATAAAAAACGGTAGTGGTAGTTGAAGTGATGATGGTTGTAGAAGTACAAAACTAAAACTAGAAAGAAGGAATTTAAAATGAAAAGAATCAATAGAGTGTTGAGTCTTATCGCAACAATGGCCATGATTTCTATGTGTTTTGCACCAGCCGTTATAGCTGATGGAAGCCAGTACAAGTTTTATTCAGATCAAGATCAAGGACAGCTTATGCAATATGTTTCTGAAAATGCAAATCGTTACTTTGAAGCAGTTGAGCGAAATCCAGAACTTTATGGATTGCGTTCGGGAGCTGACTTGAGTGTTAGTAGTCCATTTTCAATTTTCGATGGCGAAACAGGGGATATTACTGATCACAGTGGCGTACTAATTTATGATAGAGGAGAAGTTGTTGGTTATTTCTGGATAGTTCCAGTAGGACATCACATGAGTATGACAATGAGTCTTGGTAATGCTGAAAATTTGGATAGTTTAGAGAATGAGAATGTTAGATGGGTAGACGAAGATGGAGATATATATGCAATTGGTGAAAATCATTCGGAACTCATTTTAGATAATAAAAAAATAGATACAAATATGCCTAGTATCAATGATATTGATGTTACTCAAAGCGCAGTAAGAACTATAATGCCAATAGTAGTTAAAGCATCAAATAACGATAAACCAACAGAAATGAAAAACTTGAGAGTCAATATAGTATTACAAGGCAACCACCCATGGTGCTGGGCTGCAACTTGTGCTGCTATAATCAATTATGAAAAGGATACAAATTTAACTGCAGAAGAAGTAGCAACATACGTATTTGGATCTCCAATAGATAGAGGTGGAAGATGGAGCGACATGAAAAAAGCTTACGACCACTGGGAAATGGGAGATGTTTACGAAACTAGGGCATTGACTTACGATGAAACAAAAGCTGCGATAAATTCAGATAGTCCTATACATATGGGATTGTATTCTGATATAGGTGGTCACTCAATGACTCTTAGAGGATATAGCAAGTTT contains these protein-coding regions:
- a CDS encoding 8-oxo-dGTP diphosphatase, whose amino-acid sequence is MKLCTLCYLKKDDEVLLLHRNKKENDVHEGLWIGLGGKLEKGESPEDCVKREFKEESGLDIIAPKMRGVLTFPDFSKGEDYYVFLYTAEDYIGELIKDSPEGSLKWVEYESILDYPTWEGDKIFLKWLQEKKSFFSATFTYKDDKLENYDVVFHE